Proteins from a genomic interval of Gopherus evgoodei ecotype Sinaloan lineage chromosome 7, rGopEvg1_v1.p, whole genome shotgun sequence:
- the SLC35G1 gene encoding solute carrier family 35 member G1: MVRHLGSGGAAAPPVGGREPAPPRSEEEEGARQHRQCQAGAMEAAGAPEPGGGGCSCCSSRPCCRLPWARKAPGTKKKFTCPGLGLFYTILSAFLFSVASLFLKKIEDVHSVEISAFRCVFQMAFVLPGLIYYKTGFLGPKGKRVFLFFRGFLGSGAMILLYYAFQVMPLADATVITFSSPVFTSLLAWIFLKEKYSLWDLLFTLFTITGVVLIARPPFLFGSSITGIEGNYTNHLKGTIAAVVSAVSTASTFVILRKMGKSVSYFLSIWYYAVIGLIECIVALFVIDEWTLPYCGTDRLLLILIGLLGLGGQIFITKALQIEKAGPVAIMKTMDVVFAFILQILFLNHLPTWWTVGGALCVVASSSGTAIRKWQHNSKKAKENEI, from the exons ATGGTGCGGCACCTGGGTAGCGGCGGCGCTGCTGCTCCCCCCGTAGGAGGACGGGAGCCGGCGCCGCCGCggagcgaggaggaggagggtgcgAGACAGCACCGCCAGTGCCAGGCGGGCGCCATGGAGGCGGCGGGCGCCCCGGAGCCCGGAGGCGGTGGCTGTAGCTGTTGCTCATCCCGGCCGTGCTGCAGGCTCCCGTGGGCACGGAAGGCGCCCG GAACAAAGAAGAAATTCACCTGCCCGGGACTTGGCCTGTTTTATACCATATTATCTGCCTTCCTTTTCTCAGTGGCttctttatttcttaaaaaaattGAAGATGTACATTCAGTGGAAATCAGTGCATTTCGATGTGTTTTCCAAATGGCATTTGTTCTTCCTGGTTTAATATACTATAA aACAGGGTTTTTGGGACCTAAAGGTAAacgagtttttcttttctttcgaGGATTCCTTGGCTCTGGTGCAATGATTCTTCTCTACTATGCTTTCCAAGTAATGCCTCTAGCTGATGCCACTGTTATAACTTTCAGCAGTCCAGTTTTTACATCATTATTAGCTTGGATATTTCTCAAGGAGAAATACAGCCTTTGGGATCTTCTTTTCACCCTCTTTACAATCACTGGAGTGGTGCTTATTGCAAGACCGCCTTTTCTGTTTGGATCCAGTATTACAGGGATTGAAGGAAACTATACAAATCATCTTAAAGGAACAATAGCTGCTGTTGTAAGTGCAGTATCAACAGCTTCAACTTTTGTTATATTAAGAAAGATGGGAAAATCTGTGAGTTATTTTTTGTCTATTTGGTATTATGCAGTAATTGGATTAATTGAATGCATTGTAGCACTGTTTGTAATAGATGAATGGACTTTACCATATTGTGGTACAGATAGACTTCTCCTAATATTAATTGGACTGTTAGGGTTGGGGGGTCAGATATTTATaacaaaagcattacagataGAGAAGGCTGGTCCTGTTGCCATAATGAAAACAATGGATGTGGTGTTCGCTTTTATCTTACAGATTCTTTTCCTCAATCATCTGCCGACTTGGTGGACAGTGGGTGGTGCCCTTTGTGTAGTAGCCAGTAGCTCTGGAACTGCCATTCGTAAGTGGCAACACAATTCAAAAAAGGCTAAAGAAAATGAAATCTAG